TAGGTTTTCTCCAAACGAGCGAGAAGCGTCACGAGGTAGTTCAGAAGGCAGGTTATCAATTGCCATAACACTTACAAACTTATTATTGGCGTACGGTTCTTCCACCACAGTATCTTGCTCAGGATTATAGTCGTAAACAGGCTGCTCTATGGTAGAAGGTTGCTTGGTAGAAGGTATAGACCCCTCAATATCACAAGTAATATCAGCAATGACCTTTATTCTAAAATTATCAGTCAGCATATCTTCTCGTTGAAATAATACCGGTGCACGATGATCCCAAAAAGCTCCGGCTATAAACAAGTCTGTATGCTTGGTGTACGGCAGAAAACCTGGCTCAAACTGTTCTGGATGATTAAAAAACTCCTGTCGTCTAAAGCTACCGCCTCCCTTTTTTATATTATAATCTGTTACCATCAGCTGTGTATATACCGCTTCGTCAAAAGATGTATTCAGATACTCCTGAGGAGATACCTTACGAATACCTACACCATTAAGCACCTCCATAGCTCCTTTGGCTACTCTGCCTGCTCCAGTTACTGCTATTTTAACTGGAGGCAGCTTAATTTTTGCGTATTCTGTTTTCAGATCTTCAAGGTCATAGCAATCTTTTGCACGGCGAATGTTGAAGAGCTTCATTTTCTGTCCAAACGTATATAGGCCGTTATAGGCACCTACAATACCCGCAAAACGACCAAACGCTACAATACGGTTGCCTTTACCGTTGGTTAGCTTTTCGTAATCAATTAAGCGAATATTCTTTTCAAGAATTTGCTGAAGCAGCTCTCTGTTGTAGGGCTGTTTTTTTATGGTATGGGAGAAGAAGAGGTAGGTCTTATTAGACAGTAGTTCGGGAATTGGCACTTCTTTTACACCAAGCATAATATCGCAATGACTGACATCATCTACCAGAGGAATACCTGCCTCCTCGTACTGGGCATCAGTAAAACATCTTCTCTCACTTCGCTGGCAATATACCTTTAGGTGAGGGTACTGCTTTTGTACCTCTACCGCCTGGTCTGGTGTAAGTGTGACTCGGCTATCTACCGGTACTTTTCCTTCTCTTATCAGGGCTATGTGTGTTTCACGCATAAAAATGTTGTTTATAATATTTACTTACTTCATTAAGGGTTGCTAATATTAAATGCGTTCATTCGTTTAATTAGTGTACGAATCTATCAAAAATCTATGCCTGGAAAAACCAAAACTTTTTACGAACGCTTTAGCAGCTGGACCAGAAATTCTATTACGCTGCGTATTGTTTCTATCGGTATTCTGGTACTGCTGCTACTGATCCCCAGCTCTATGATAGAAAGCCTTATCCGTGAGCGGCAAAATTACCGCCAACAGGCTATTCAGGATGTTAGTGCCTCTTGGGCTGATGCACAAATTATAGGAGGTCCAATATTAACGCTGCCCTATAGAACAACTTATGTCAACAGTGAACAACAATTAACAGAAACTGTAGCATACGCTCATTTTTTACCTGATGATCTCAATATCAGGGGAGAGGTTTCACCAGAAAGCCGTAAGCGTGGTATTTACGAAGCTGTAGTTTATCGCTCAAGCTTGAGCTTTGATGGTAGTTTTTCTCAACCCATGTTGGAAGTTGTAGGTTTGTCAGAAAAAGATGTGATTTGGCATGAGGCATTTATTTCGTTAGGCATACCAGATATGCGAGGCATAGAAGAAAAGATAGAGCTTAACTGGAATGGAGCAAGCTATCCTTTTTCACCGGGCACCGGCCCCTCTCAAATACTAGCCTCAGGAGTGAGAGTAAGCATACCCCTGGATAGCGCCTTGCATAATTTCAACTTTAAGTTTGAACTTAAACTTAATGGCAGTAGCTCTTTGAGCTTTCTTCCTCTGGGCAAAAATACAAACGTAAGCATACAGTCTGACTGGGGCAACCCTAGTTTTGTAGGCGCCTTTTTGCCGGACTCTCATCAGGTAAATGCAGAGGGCTTTAAAGCGAACTGGGAAGTACTACACCTTAACCGTAATTTCCCTCAGGTTTGGAAAGGGGAACAGTACAGCTTTTCACTTCAAGGTTTAGCTTACGAAAAGGCTTCTCCCGATTATTATGTTGAGCCTAATTTAGCAAATAGCAAATCTTACAGCTTTGGAGTAAACTTACTTATGCCGGTAGATGAGTACCAAAAAAGTATGCGCTCTGCTAAGTATGCCATCATGTTTATTGCCCTGACCTTTCTTACCTTCTTTTTTGTAGAGATACTAAATCGTAAGCGCATACACCCCATTCAGTATTTACTGGTAGGGTTGGCGCTTTGCCTGTTTTTTACGCTATTGCTGGCCATTTCTGAGCATAGTAGTTTTAATATCGCTTACATTATATCGTGTATTGCAGTAAGCGCGCTAATCGCTGTTTATGTACAGGCTGTTTTTAAAGATAAAAGGCTAAGCAGCCTGCTGATTTTATTACTTCTACTGATGTACGGCTTCATTTTTACTCTGCTCCAACTACAAGATTATGCATTACTGATCGGTAGTATTGCTCTCTTCATTATACTGGCAGTAGTCATGTATATTTCCAGAAAAATTGATTGGTACGCGCTTTCAGAACAAGAGGATGATTAGTGTACGATACTGGTTTCTATTATCGTTCTTTTATTGAAATATGTGTAAATTCTGGTATGTTAGAATGCAGATATTAACCCAAAGAATATGAAGAAGATTTTAATTTTGGGGGCAGGCAGGTCCGCTGCTGCCCTCATTGACTACCTTAGCCAGGTAGGGCAGCAAAATGGCTGGCAGATTAAAGTAGTAGATGCTGCTGTAGAGATTATCCAACTTTATGAAAGCCGCTACGACAATGTGCAGGCCTCTCAGTTAAATGTACTTGACGCTACTGCCCGCGAAGCACTGGTAAAGGAAACTGATTTAGTTATTTCTATGTTACCGGCGCGCTTTCACATTCATGTGGCTGAGTCTTGCCTGAAACTAAACAGGCACCTACTTACAGCCTCTTATGTTGACGATGATGTACAGCAACTGGCTCCTAAAGTAAAAGAGCAGGGACTAATTTTTCTATACGAATGTGGCCTGGACCCAGGTATAGACCATATGTCGGCTATGCAAATAATTGACAAGATTCGCCGTCAAAATGGGCATGTTACTTCCTTTCAATCATTTTGTGGTGGGCTTATGGCTCCTGGTTCAG
This window of the Porifericola rhodea genome carries:
- the creD gene encoding cell envelope integrity protein CreD yields the protein MPGKTKTFYERFSSWTRNSITLRIVSIGILVLLLLIPSSMIESLIRERQNYRQQAIQDVSASWADAQIIGGPILTLPYRTTYVNSEQQLTETVAYAHFLPDDLNIRGEVSPESRKRGIYEAVVYRSSLSFDGSFSQPMLEVVGLSEKDVIWHEAFISLGIPDMRGIEEKIELNWNGASYPFSPGTGPSQILASGVRVSIPLDSALHNFNFKFELKLNGSSSLSFLPLGKNTNVSIQSDWGNPSFVGAFLPDSHQVNAEGFKANWEVLHLNRNFPQVWKGEQYSFSLQGLAYEKASPDYYVEPNLANSKSYSFGVNLLMPVDEYQKSMRSAKYAIMFIALTFLTFFFVEILNRKRIHPIQYLLVGLALCLFFTLLLAISEHSSFNIAYIISCIAVSALIAVYVQAVFKDKRLSSLLILLLLLMYGFIFTLLQLQDYALLIGSIALFIILAVVMYISRKIDWYALSEQEDD
- a CDS encoding NAD(P)-dependent oxidoreductase; protein product: MRETHIALIREGKVPVDSRVTLTPDQAVEVQKQYPHLKVYCQRSERRCFTDAQYEEAGIPLVDDVSHCDIMLGVKEVPIPELLSNKTYLFFSHTIKKQPYNRELLQQILEKNIRLIDYEKLTNGKGNRIVAFGRFAGIVGAYNGLYTFGQKMKLFNIRRAKDCYDLEDLKTEYAKIKLPPVKIAVTGAGRVAKGAMEVLNGVGIRKVSPQEYLNTSFDEAVYTQLMVTDYNIKKGGGSFRRQEFFNHPEQFEPGFLPYTKHTDLFIAGAFWDHRAPVLFQREDMLTDNFRIKVIADITCDIEGSIPSTKQPSTIEQPVYDYNPEQDTVVEEPYANNKFVSVMAIDNLPSELPRDASRSFGENLIKHVFPNLLGEDDGMIARATIADKGKLTEPYLYLQDYVAGR